The Chloroflexota bacterium region AGCACGAATTGGTCGCTGAAATCGCCCCTGCATTCGGCTTTGAGGTGTTGCCGCTAGAGGAAGAGACCGACGGCGGCTCAATCGTGCCGTCCACCGAAAACGACGACCCTTCGATGCTCGCGGACCGCCCGCCTGTCGTCACCATTCTTGGGCATGTTGACCACGGCAAGACTACGCTGCTCGACACGATTCGCAAGACAAATGTCGTCGAAGGCGAAGCAGGCGGCATCACCCAGCACATCGGCGCGTATCAGGTCAACTACGACGAAGGTTTGATTACATTCCTTGATACGCCGGGGCACGAAGCGTTCACCGCGATGCGTGCGCGCGGAGCTCAGGTTACCGACATCGCGATTCTGGTAGTCGCGGCGGACGACGGCATAATGCCTCAGACCGAAGAGGCTATCAACCATGTGAAGGCGGCGGGCGTCCCCATCGTCGTCGCCATCAATAAGGTCGATCGCCCGGAGGCGGACCCGGAACGCGTCAAGCGCCAGCTCGCAGAACGCGATCTGCTCATTGAAGAATGGGGCGGTGATGTCATCGCCCTGCCCGTATCCGCGCTCACCGGCGACGGCGTTGACGACCTGCTCGACAACATCGCCGTCGTCGCGGAAGTCAGCGAACTCAAAGCAAATGTAAGCAAGAGCGCGAGAGGCGTCGTCGTTGAGGCGCGCATCGACCGCAGCCGCGGCACGGTTACCACCGTTCTGGTGCAGACAGGCAATCTGCGCATCGGCGACAATGTGGTGGTCGGATCGCTGCGCGGTCGCGTCCGAGCAATGCTCGACGACAGCGGCGTGCCGGTCGAAGTCGCCTCGCCATCGCAGCCGGTCGAAATACTCGGCATCAGCGGCGTGCCGGAAGCGGGCGACATCCTCGAAGTCGCCGCAGACGAGCGCTCCGCGCGCCAGCTTGCCGAACAACGCCTCCGCGAGTCCGAGATGGAACGCGCGGCCGGTCCCACACTGGAAGATGTGCACACGCGCATCGCGGCGGGCGAAGTCAAGGCGCTCAACCTCATCATCAAGACCGATGTGCAGGGCAGCATCGAGGCGGTCAAGGGCGCCCTGAACGCCCTGAACACCGACCAAACGCGCGTCAACATAGTGCACATCGCAAGCGGCGCAATTACCGAGAGCGACGTGATGCTGGGGCTGGCGTCGCAGGCGATTATCGTGGGCTTCAACTCCGATCCCGGTCAGGGCGCGATGGCGCTCGCCAATCAGGAAGGCGTGGAAATCCGCCGATACGACATCATCTACAACCTGCTGGAAGATGTGGAACGCGCGCTCACCGGCTTGCTCGAACCCGTATATCGTGACATCACCGAAGGGCACGCCACTATCCGGCAGATATTCGGCGTGGGCAGGCGGCAGAAGGTCGCGGGCTTCTATGTCAACGACGGGCAAATCCGGCGCAATTCGACCATCTACGTGCTGCGCGGCGGCAGGAATATGTTCACCGGTCCCGTATCGAGTCTCAAGCACTTCCGCGACGATGTGCGCGAGGTCAATGTCGGCTTTGAAGGCGGCTTGATGCTCGACGGCTTCAACGACTTTGAGGAAGGCGACGTACTCGAGGCGCACCGCTCCGAGCGCGTCCGCTAAGCCGCGTGCCGCGAACATAGAGGTCTGCGATGAACCGCCGAATGGACCGCGTGAATGTCCTGCTGCGCGAAGAAATCAGCCGCATCCTCGCGGTCGATATTAACGACCCGCGCCTGTCTTCGCTAATCAGCATCACAGAGGTCAGGACCTCGCGCGACCTGCGCAGCGCAAGGGTATATGTCAGCGTATTCGGCGACGAGAACACGAAGCAGACGGCGCTATTCGCCATGGAAAACGCCGGCGGCTACATCCATCGCACGATGAAGCGCAACCTCAAGCTCAAGTTCGCGCCGGTGCTGTCATTCCAGCTCGATGAATCCATCGAACAGGCGACGGGCATGCTCGACTTAATCAGCCGCAACGCGCCGCGCGACATCCACGACACCGAAACGCCGCGATAGCGCCGGCATTTCACCACACTAGGTTCTGCTGACATTTCAAATTTGCGTCCCGTCATTCCTGCGAAGCATGTCCCTGCTAAGACAGGGAGCAGGAATCCAGTGCCTGCAAGCGGCGTTAATATGACAAAGATTGCTACATTTGAGATTCTGGATTCGCGTTCTTACCGGAATGACCCAATTGTCCACACAACCTAGAGTTGGACATCTCAACAGGTTCAGCCCCCAGCCGCAGCGACACGAGATTTGCACATGGCGAATAGCCAAAAGCCGCAGATTGACGGCATCCTGAACATCCACAAGCCTTACGGCATGACATCTATGGATGTCGTGCGCCGTGTGAAGCGCGCCGTGCGCCAGCGCCGCGTCGGGCATGGCGGCACGCTCGACCCCATCGCAACCGGAGTACTGCCCGTGTTTCTAGGGCAAGCGACACGCCTTATGGAGCATGTGGTCGGCGGCGGCAAGACATACCTCACATCCATCGAACTCGGCATCACCACAGACACATACGACGCGCTCGGCGAAATAACCGCGCGCACGGACGCATCGACGGTATCAGCCATATCGCACGAATACATAGAGCGAGTGCTGCCCGATTTCAGCGGCGAAATCCTGCAAGTGCCACCTATGTACAGCGCGCTAAAACGCGACGGCAAGCGGTTGTACGAGCTCGCGCGCGCCGGCGTCGAAGTCGAACGCGAGGCGCGCCCGGTCGTCGTGCACAACGTCGCCTTGACGGAGTGGACGCCGCCGGTAGCCACGCTCGAAATCCACTGCGGCAAGGGTTTCTATGTGCGCTCATTGGCACACGACATCGGTCAGGCGCTCGGCTGCGGCGGTAATATGAAGTCGCTCGTACGCCTCAAGTCCGGCGCATTCGCAATTGAGAATGCCGTGAGCATAGAAGAAATGGAAGATCGCTTCGCAGATGGCAGCTGGCACAACATCGTGCACTCGCCGGACGCCGCGCTGCGCGACATGCGCGCGCTGGTTGTAGGCAAGCAGCTGGAAGACATGATACGCAACGGACGCGCATTCAACGCTGGTGCCGCAAACACACTTGCGCGCCCAGAGGAACGCTGCCGCGTTTACACAACGGACGGCCGTTTCCTTGCAATCGTTGCATACGACGCGCCCACGCAGCAGTGGCGACCGGAGAAAGTGTTCGCGTTGAATTATGCTGAGCAGGAGTCGGCTGTCGTGGTGTAGGAATTGGAGACCCAATTTTGCGCGCTTATAGCGCCGGCGCCGCCGAGATTGCGTTTCCTTCTAGGTGGTCAGGACGAA contains the following coding sequences:
- the infB gene encoding translation initiation factor IF-2, with product MTNKTDAIGYQDQYNGTADEYDDYYEYEEDYEIEPLEVPRAIAVHDLADLMETTPVEVIKEFMRSGYMFSINEVVQHELVAEIAPAFGFEVLPLEEETDGGSIVPSTENDDPSMLADRPPVVTILGHVDHGKTTLLDTIRKTNVVEGEAGGITQHIGAYQVNYDEGLITFLDTPGHEAFTAMRARGAQVTDIAILVVAADDGIMPQTEEAINHVKAAGVPIVVAINKVDRPEADPERVKRQLAERDLLIEEWGGDVIALPVSALTGDGVDDLLDNIAVVAEVSELKANVSKSARGVVVEARIDRSRGTVTTVLVQTGNLRIGDNVVVGSLRGRVRAMLDDSGVPVEVASPSQPVEILGISGVPEAGDILEVAADERSARQLAEQRLRESEMERAAGPTLEDVHTRIAAGEVKALNLIIKTDVQGSIEAVKGALNALNTDQTRVNIVHIASGAITESDVMLGLASQAIIVGFNSDPGQGAMALANQEGVEIRRYDIIYNLLEDVERALTGLLEPVYRDITEGHATIRQIFGVGRRQKVAGFYVNDGQIRRNSTIYVLRGGRNMFTGPVSSLKHFRDDVREVNVGFEGGLMLDGFNDFEEGDVLEAHRSERVR
- the rbfA gene encoding 30S ribosome-binding factor RbfA, which encodes MNRRMDRVNVLLREEISRILAVDINDPRLSSLISITEVRTSRDLRSARVYVSVFGDENTKQTALFAMENAGGYIHRTMKRNLKLKFAPVLSFQLDESIEQATGMLDLISRNAPRDIHDTETPR
- the truB gene encoding tRNA pseudouridine(55) synthase TruB yields the protein MANSQKPQIDGILNIHKPYGMTSMDVVRRVKRAVRQRRVGHGGTLDPIATGVLPVFLGQATRLMEHVVGGGKTYLTSIELGITTDTYDALGEITARTDASTVSAISHEYIERVLPDFSGEILQVPPMYSALKRDGKRLYELARAGVEVEREARPVVVHNVALTEWTPPVATLEIHCGKGFYVRSLAHDIGQALGCGGNMKSLVRLKSGAFAIENAVSIEEMEDRFADGSWHNIVHSPDAALRDMRALVVGKQLEDMIRNGRAFNAGAANTLARPEERCRVYTTDGRFLAIVAYDAPTQQWRPEKVFALNYAEQESAVVV